In Paenibacillus sp. JQZ6Y-1, the following proteins share a genomic window:
- a CDS encoding lytic transglycosylase domain-containing protein → MAVTRALPIAGTATNTTTNLRKIANNMSTVTNNQQDETTRALRVLAQRQAAGQDTSLQEKYLRQNLGYSGEISKPSAAAQTNLTNIPLTQSKTPTLSQQLLQQMQQITQKDRQPFTFNYNRDADPNYQAALAQAQRNIATNNNAISADNNRRGILNSTITTDRQTQDANDTLARLETDVVPALLNNAYNQQLSTYQTNQQGDQQQLANLQALAGLYQQDEQNSFNNKVTESGITGYYMPDGAQPLINNILGLKQQAEAKGISAQDRAKLSAQADAYRAQLLSMGVDPSAYGSAVTANAAAAAPGVRTLQGQQLDQQKKQSNINNSLAYSELTGRVLTPQEDPSGYLRQAASGKAPLTLAAQGQAFNQAYQTNRAKVSDDQWNQTFGYQKERDAVADSQFQQQYEYNAYRAAIGDQQWQAQFDQNVKEYDLNYALNYAIQNGQLSLQQAQDARDQAEFNYKMQTGNAAPSITAEEYRDKFAKSIERRDDDGKLLNPQELESTILSSGLSDYEAYRLIQQYKGDGLTWKGAVPSPPQVSSTGYTGGATKQTTYDPYIESAAKTNGVSTSLVKGIIQAESSFNPNAGSSAGAQGLMQLMPATAKGLGVTNIKDPQQNINGGTKFIAGLISKYNGDVQLALAAYNAGPGRVDSRIKKYGNSWDKIKAYMPQETQAYVGKVLANEKSFRG, encoded by the coding sequence TTGGCAGTCACACGCGCTTTACCCATTGCAGGAACAGCAACAAATACCACCACCAATTTGCGCAAAATCGCCAACAATATGAGCACGGTCACCAACAATCAGCAGGATGAAACCACTCGTGCGTTACGTGTACTGGCACAGCGCCAAGCAGCCGGACAAGACACCTCGCTACAGGAAAAGTACTTGCGCCAGAATTTGGGCTACAGTGGCGAAATCTCCAAGCCATCTGCCGCAGCGCAAACCAACCTGACGAATATCCCGCTGACGCAAAGCAAAACGCCGACGCTAAGCCAGCAACTATTGCAGCAGATGCAGCAGATTACGCAGAAGGATCGTCAGCCGTTTACGTTCAACTACAATCGCGATGCCGATCCGAACTATCAGGCTGCTCTCGCTCAGGCACAGCGTAATATCGCAACGAACAACAATGCAATCTCGGCAGACAACAACCGCCGTGGCATTCTGAACAGTACGATTACAACCGATCGGCAAACACAAGATGCGAATGATACGTTGGCGCGTCTGGAAACAGACGTTGTACCTGCATTGCTCAACAACGCCTATAACCAGCAGCTGAGTACGTACCAGACGAACCAGCAGGGTGATCAGCAGCAACTCGCGAATCTCCAAGCGCTGGCAGGTCTGTATCAACAGGATGAGCAGAATTCCTTCAATAACAAGGTGACCGAATCTGGTATCACCGGGTATTACATGCCAGATGGTGCACAACCACTGATCAATAATATCCTAGGACTGAAGCAGCAAGCAGAAGCAAAAGGAATCAGCGCTCAGGATAGAGCGAAACTGAGTGCTCAAGCAGATGCTTACCGCGCGCAACTACTGTCTATGGGCGTTGATCCATCGGCATACGGTTCAGCAGTCACAGCAAATGCAGCGGCAGCAGCGCCAGGCGTACGTACGCTACAAGGTCAGCAGTTGGATCAGCAGAAGAAACAAAGCAATATTAACAACTCGCTGGCATACTCTGAACTCACTGGTCGCGTCCTGACACCGCAGGAAGACCCTAGCGGCTACTTGAGACAGGCGGCGAGTGGTAAAGCACCTCTTACATTGGCAGCGCAAGGACAGGCGTTCAACCAAGCGTACCAAACGAACCGGGCGAAAGTGTCGGATGATCAATGGAATCAAACGTTTGGATACCAAAAGGAACGCGATGCTGTGGCAGATTCTCAGTTCCAACAGCAGTATGAGTACAACGCATATCGTGCTGCTATTGGTGACCAGCAGTGGCAAGCACAGTTTGATCAGAATGTTAAAGAATATGATCTTAATTACGCGCTCAATTATGCTATTCAAAACGGTCAATTGTCGCTCCAGCAAGCACAAGATGCGCGTGACCAAGCCGAGTTTAATTACAAAATGCAAACTGGTAACGCTGCACCTTCTATCACTGCAGAAGAGTATAGAGACAAATTCGCTAAGTCCATTGAACGGCGCGATGATGATGGAAAGCTTTTGAATCCTCAAGAACTTGAATCAACTATTCTCAGTTCTGGATTATCTGATTACGAAGCATATCGTTTAATTCAACAATACAAAGGTGATGGGTTGACATGGAAAGGCGCTGTGCCAAGCCCCCCGCAAGTAAGTAGCACAGGTTACACCGGCGGTGCTACTAAGCAGACGACGTACGATCCGTACATCGAATCAGCTGCTAAAACAAACGGTGTGAGCACATCGCTGGTCAAAGGAATTATCCAAGCAGAGTCGTCCTTCAATCCTAACGCCGGTTCTTCCGCCGGTGCACAAGGATTGATGCAACTTATGCCAGCAACGGCAAAAGGTCTCGGCGTAACCAACATCAAAGATCCGCAGCAGAACATCAATGGCGGTACTAAGTTTATTGCTGGATTAATCTCCAAGTACAACGGCGATGTGCAGCTTGCACTAGCTGCTTACAATGCTGGTCCAGGCAGAGTTGACAGCAGAATTAAAAAATATGGTAATAGCTGGGATAAAATCAAGGCGTATATGCCGCAGGAAACGCAAGCGTATGTGGGCAAAGTATTAGCCAACGAAAAAAGCTTTAGAGGGTAG
- a CDS encoding glycosyl hydrolase family 28-related protein — MSNDASELIKQQFKDGGVVPGQLPGQNAVSKTYVDTELEELKEYVDQKNATLKGFSQINGIQASTLNDSLTISTQSPIRVTNNNATKNIDLSFDAQSINGIPAQNVTYTGSVTGATNAKSAIDSLRNTLDQVVAAGETGSSGPEVAAARYSTPYNKTYSSLQARLDATDQAVINSPVFNVKAYGAKGDGVTDDSPAIQAAVNDLIQAVSNGDTLYSLFFPAGRYLMNSRVSLTLPGTLSTKLYNGISIYGIGNNGSKLIAGANNADGLFKITMPTYKHFVWVRDINFVSNLDQNTGVSKNNGIGLWITSPNDPGKVTPGLNSDYTVIVEDCHWHSDKVDEGDAQSRSGVWYRCLQIDFAYVPIVQRCQFRSPLDSASPTYTGSNHDAAIHMQHCYAPDIRHNTIDGYYAAACRNIGTVTSTSQASGSWEGGFFVNNLVANALDGLVITHAFTSEPNLYEPGFHLLGNHINVRRFGTRIKYHGLIVISDNYCFVAPSQPGTETLPAVFYLEQATTVNIHGNQFDSTGFYNSDTNASVAIRIDGYSSGIFINGNQFNHGGVSIYNNNVQSTNTTDTPRSIISSNNAWIGKKNSSWAQNVKYVDLTRNMLIWEPTQNANQDQMEFTSRTTNASNSPKLVLKRLRSDYATNKTDVPLTAIGAIGLNDQGGEKEFAKIRMEATNNSNGAERGSIVFTILVNGSEQQIMKMNGFNGALETAKMIVSGSVKVANYTKSTLPPANSEGAGAMIYVSDDAGGSVIAFSDGTNWRRVTDRNIVS, encoded by the coding sequence TTGAGCAATGATGCTTCTGAGCTGATTAAGCAGCAATTCAAGGATGGTGGAGTTGTTCCGGGACAGTTGCCCGGGCAAAATGCCGTTTCTAAAACGTATGTGGATACTGAATTGGAAGAATTGAAAGAGTACGTTGATCAAAAGAACGCGACATTAAAAGGATTCTCTCAAATCAACGGTATTCAGGCGTCCACTTTGAACGATAGCCTTACGATTTCAACGCAGAGTCCAATCCGCGTGACAAACAACAACGCGACGAAAAACATTGACTTATCGTTTGATGCTCAATCAATTAACGGCATTCCTGCACAGAATGTCACCTATACAGGAAGTGTGACGGGCGCTACGAATGCCAAGTCTGCCATCGACTCATTGAGAAATACGTTGGATCAGGTTGTGGCTGCTGGGGAAACAGGAAGCAGTGGACCGGAAGTAGCGGCTGCTCGGTATTCAACACCATACAACAAAACATATTCTTCATTACAAGCGCGGTTGGATGCTACAGATCAAGCGGTGATAAACAGCCCTGTATTTAACGTCAAGGCATACGGCGCAAAAGGTGATGGTGTTACCGATGACTCGCCTGCTATTCAAGCAGCAGTCAATGACTTGATCCAAGCTGTGAGTAATGGAGATACCTTGTACTCTTTATTCTTCCCCGCTGGTAGATACTTGATGAACTCTCGCGTGTCGTTGACTCTACCTGGTACGCTTTCGACTAAATTATATAACGGTATCAGTATCTATGGCATCGGTAATAACGGCTCTAAACTGATTGCTGGCGCAAACAACGCAGATGGATTGTTTAAAATCACCATGCCAACCTACAAGCACTTTGTCTGGGTGCGCGACATCAACTTTGTATCTAATCTCGATCAAAATACGGGCGTAAGCAAAAACAATGGTATTGGATTATGGATTACATCGCCTAATGATCCGGGTAAGGTGACGCCGGGGTTGAACAGTGATTACACGGTCATTGTTGAGGATTGTCATTGGCACAGTGATAAGGTTGATGAAGGTGATGCGCAGAGCCGTTCCGGTGTATGGTACCGTTGTCTGCAAATTGATTTCGCCTATGTACCTATCGTGCAGCGGTGTCAATTCCGTTCGCCACTTGACTCAGCATCGCCGACGTACACGGGTAGCAACCACGATGCCGCGATCCACATGCAACACTGTTATGCGCCGGATATTCGCCACAATACAATTGATGGATATTACGCTGCTGCATGTCGAAACATCGGTACGGTAACCAGTACCTCGCAAGCGTCTGGTAGCTGGGAGGGCGGATTCTTTGTCAACAATCTCGTCGCCAACGCCCTGGATGGTTTGGTGATTACTCATGCCTTTACGTCTGAGCCTAATTTATATGAACCGGGATTCCATTTGCTAGGAAACCATATTAACGTACGCCGATTTGGTACACGTATCAAATACCATGGATTGATTGTGATTTCGGATAATTACTGTTTTGTAGCGCCTTCTCAGCCGGGAACAGAAACGTTGCCAGCTGTATTCTACTTGGAACAAGCCACAACCGTTAACATCCATGGTAACCAGTTTGATTCTACTGGTTTCTACAACAGCGACACGAACGCATCGGTTGCGATACGTATTGATGGATATTCTTCTGGCATTTTCATCAATGGTAATCAGTTCAACCACGGCGGTGTTTCCATATACAACAACAACGTACAGTCTACCAACACCACAGATACACCGCGATCTATCATTTCCTCCAATAACGCTTGGATCGGAAAGAAGAACAGCTCATGGGCACAGAATGTGAAATATGTTGACTTGACTCGCAATATGTTGATTTGGGAGCCGACTCAAAATGCGAATCAAGATCAAATGGAATTTACATCAAGAACAACCAATGCAAGTAACTCGCCTAAATTGGTTTTGAAGAGATTGCGCTCAGACTATGCAACCAATAAAACGGATGTGCCTTTAACGGCGATTGGTGCTATTGGTTTGAATGATCAAGGCGGAGAAAAAGAATTTGCTAAGATCAGAATGGAAGCCACCAATAACAGCAATGGAGCGGAACGCGGGTCAATCGTTTTCACTATTCTTGTCAATGGTTCTGAGCAGCAGATCATGAAAATGAACGGATTTAACGGCGCGTTAGAAACCGCCAAGATGATTGTGTCAGGCAGTGTTAAGGTGGCGAACTATACGAAATCAACCTTGCCACCTGCTAATAGCGAGGGCGCTGGCGCCATGATTTATGTATCCGATGATGCTGGCGGTTCTGTTATTGCGTTTAGCGATGGAACCAACTGGCGTCGTGTGACTGATCGCAATATAGTGTCGTAG
- a CDS encoding phage adaptor protein: MKLSEILEEIAEKYPHSLSNASVIRKINLIQNELFRTVVDVTTTRIYNLSAGVFVYSLPFPFSALKDVVVNGVELPFQDTKEEAVGSSFYYFIDNNGLGIYPTPKEDSVEGLALSFKKSATALSDADLTVVPDFDPDFHMILVYGALAQIAENYADIAMVNNFTAKYNAMVEEYKKVADPRPDYPVIEDTMGRWLY; this comes from the coding sequence ATGAAACTATCTGAAATTCTGGAAGAAATTGCGGAGAAGTACCCGCATAGTCTGTCCAACGCTAGCGTAATACGTAAGATTAATCTCATTCAAAACGAACTTTTTCGCACGGTTGTCGATGTTACAACCACACGCATTTATAACCTGTCTGCTGGCGTTTTCGTTTACAGTCTACCGTTTCCGTTTAGTGCTCTCAAAGACGTCGTGGTAAACGGCGTAGAACTTCCTTTCCAAGACACGAAAGAGGAAGCTGTAGGGAGTAGCTTTTACTACTTCATCGACAATAACGGCCTGGGCATTTATCCAACACCAAAAGAAGATAGCGTAGAAGGATTGGCGTTATCATTCAAAAAATCCGCAACTGCATTAAGTGATGCTGATTTGACCGTTGTGCCAGATTTTGATCCTGATTTTCATATGATTCTGGTATACGGCGCACTGGCACAGATTGCTGAAAATTATGCCGATATTGCGATGGTTAACAATTTCACAGCAAAATACAATGCAATGGTGGAAGAATACAAAAAAGTGGCTGACCCTCGTCCGGATTATCCGGTTATAGAGGATACGATGGGGAGGTGGCTATATTGA
- a CDS encoding N4-gp56 family major capsid protein, protein MATNIQSYNPTTGTNALTAEQHTFFVDEMLERLTPALQWTEYGQKKPIPKRKGATANFRRLNSLNVSTTALTEGVTPDGVDLNISAINATVKEYGNWTKISEFLDLTGYDPLMTEVAGLMGENAGESIDVITRDIVAAGTNVLYAGAKTSRATVTATDKITAADILLARRALRRAKVKPLDLPNGKKGYVALIPVDVATDLMQTSEWKESQVRNNTEDFKNGVIGMLYGIWFVEVDQPVTFAGAGASGANVYGTIFLGKGAYALPDIGGSMKPEIIVHPAGSGGISDPLNQFNTVAWKCAFTAVRLQELAILRYESSASA, encoded by the coding sequence ATGGCAACAAACATACAAAGTTATAACCCTACCACAGGCACGAACGCACTCACAGCAGAGCAACATACATTCTTTGTCGATGAGATGCTGGAACGTCTGACACCCGCGCTGCAATGGACGGAATACGGACAGAAAAAGCCGATTCCAAAACGTAAAGGTGCGACAGCCAACTTCCGCCGCCTGAACAGCCTGAACGTATCTACAACGGCGCTGACTGAGGGCGTAACGCCTGATGGTGTAGACCTGAACATCTCTGCCATCAACGCTACCGTGAAGGAATACGGTAACTGGACAAAAATCTCGGAATTCCTCGATTTAACTGGCTATGATCCGCTGATGACCGAGGTTGCTGGTCTGATGGGTGAGAATGCTGGTGAGTCCATCGATGTTATCACCCGTGATATCGTAGCAGCCGGTACGAACGTGCTGTATGCAGGCGCGAAGACGTCCCGCGCTACTGTTACAGCTACAGATAAGATCACAGCAGCGGACATCCTGCTGGCTCGTCGTGCATTGCGCCGTGCGAAGGTTAAGCCTCTGGATCTGCCGAACGGCAAGAAAGGATATGTAGCGCTGATTCCAGTCGACGTAGCCACTGACCTGATGCAAACGTCCGAGTGGAAAGAGTCTCAAGTGCGAAACAACACTGAAGACTTCAAAAACGGCGTGATCGGAATGTTGTACGGTATCTGGTTCGTCGAGGTTGACCAACCAGTGACATTCGCTGGTGCTGGTGCATCCGGTGCGAACGTGTATGGTACCATCTTCTTAGGTAAAGGTGCGTATGCCCTGCCAGATATCGGCGGATCGATGAAGCCTGAAATCATCGTTCACCCAGCAGGTAGCGGCGGTATCTCTGATCCACTGAACCAATTCAACACTGTTGCATGGAAATGCGCCTTCACTGCTGTTCGCTTGCAGGAACTGGCTATCTTACGTTACGAATCCAGCGCATCTGCCTAA
- a CDS encoding portal protein: MTEAEQEKQLQGLTLAGEISRQHEQGLSYFRRMGYISKWRTFERFKAGEQWPAATRRTRDLPRPVFNIIRFIENHKVANVMSEQIKMIYSLEEIDEDQPLDMMDVQEMMDPAQMFSKVADAVWERMKMDDLNEEALNVAANTGTAIWHFYWDNDAQGGGRYPWIGQMEGEIIDPINCFFGNPQQRKVQKQPWIILSCREPVDWVRQQARDNKISELTVKMIKSDTQAADTDYDGAAVELNDSNKVTVLTRYWRERDKQTGKWRVYYAKTCSGITIKERTDTGLEIYPLAVMQWDRRKKSIYGLGDTEGLIPNQKAINTLIAMQILSVQLTGWPKLMYRPGSIDPSKVTNAPGEMIEVTGDPNAGWGINYLNPGPISSNASQLVEAILAYTRQVAGADEASTGAAPSSELNATAIMLLQKAAAIPIESIKRRFNSVVEDIGRIWEAFFKIRYNTDRQMTVKDDDGNDMPVMFNGSEYADTPMQLKIDVGPGSMYSESLVVSGLQEALATQRITYVQYLQLMPKNVVPYRDRLLKELDEQKGIIGEMDQLYNTMSSEERDAFAQMAPEQQLQLVMQNLPSLQQAMMAQQQAAPETMPSDVPPMPQDVGY, from the coding sequence ATGACGGAAGCAGAGCAAGAGAAGCAGCTACAAGGATTGACCTTAGCTGGTGAGATCAGCAGACAGCATGAACAAGGGCTGTCCTACTTCCGCCGTATGGGTTACATCAGCAAGTGGCGTACATTTGAACGATTTAAGGCAGGCGAACAATGGCCAGCAGCAACCAGACGCACGCGTGATCTACCACGTCCGGTGTTCAACATCATTCGGTTCATCGAGAACCACAAGGTTGCCAATGTCATGAGTGAGCAGATTAAGATGATCTACTCGCTTGAGGAAATCGACGAAGACCAGCCGCTTGATATGATGGATGTTCAAGAAATGATGGACCCGGCGCAGATGTTCAGCAAGGTAGCCGATGCTGTGTGGGAGCGCATGAAGATGGATGACCTCAATGAGGAAGCACTGAACGTCGCTGCTAATACGGGTACAGCCATTTGGCACTTCTACTGGGACAATGACGCACAAGGTGGCGGCAGATACCCGTGGATTGGGCAGATGGAAGGTGAGATCATTGACCCGATTAACTGCTTCTTTGGTAATCCACAGCAGCGTAAGGTGCAAAAACAGCCGTGGATCATCCTAAGTTGCCGTGAACCGGTAGACTGGGTACGCCAGCAGGCTCGTGACAACAAGATATCCGAGCTAACGGTCAAGATGATCAAGTCGGATACACAAGCGGCAGACACAGACTATGATGGTGCAGCGGTGGAACTGAACGATAGCAACAAAGTCACTGTCCTAACCCGGTACTGGCGCGAGCGTGATAAGCAAACGGGCAAATGGCGTGTGTACTACGCTAAAACCTGTAGCGGCATCACCATCAAAGAGCGTACAGATACCGGATTGGAGATTTATCCGCTGGCTGTTATGCAGTGGGATCGCCGTAAGAAGTCCATTTATGGGCTGGGTGACACCGAGGGGCTGATTCCCAACCAGAAAGCCATCAATACGCTGATTGCCATGCAGATCCTATCGGTGCAGCTTACAGGATGGCCTAAGCTGATGTACCGACCCGGTTCCATTGATCCGAGTAAGGTGACCAACGCGCCCGGTGAGATGATTGAGGTGACGGGTGACCCGAATGCAGGATGGGGCATCAACTACCTGAACCCGGGACCAATCAGCAGCAATGCCTCTCAGCTGGTGGAAGCCATTCTCGCCTACACTCGCCAAGTGGCAGGGGCTGATGAAGCCAGCACAGGGGCGGCGCCCAGTAGTGAGCTGAATGCAACAGCGATTATGCTGCTGCAAAAGGCGGCTGCTATCCCTATTGAGTCCATTAAGCGTCGGTTCAACAGTGTCGTCGAGGATATTGGACGCATATGGGAAGCCTTCTTTAAGATTCGCTACAACACAGATCGTCAAATGACTGTGAAAGATGATGACGGTAACGACATGCCTGTCATGTTCAACGGTTCAGAGTATGCAGATACACCGATGCAACTCAAAATCGACGTAGGTCCGGGCTCCATGTACAGCGAATCACTCGTTGTATCTGGTTTGCAAGAAGCATTGGCAACCCAGCGCATTACCTACGTGCAGTATCTGCAACTGATGCCGAAGAATGTGGTTCCTTATCGTGATCGCTTGCTCAAGGAATTGGACGAACAGAAGGGGATCATCGGCGAGATGGACCAGCTGTACAACACCATGAGTTCAGAAGAGCGCGACGCATTCGCTCAGATGGCACCAGAACAACAATTGCAGCTGGTCATGCAAAACCTGCCGTCTTTGCAACAGGCGATGATGGCGCAACAGCAAGCCGCCCCTGAAACGATGCCATCTGATGTACCGCCTATGCCGCAAGACGTAGGATACTGA